One bacterium genomic region harbors:
- the hemH gene encoding ferrochelatase, which produces MNSLMYDALMLVSFGGPEKNEDVRPFLDNVLKGKPVSEERKKEVAEHYYLFDGKSPINEQNRALIACIKNELEKRNITLPIYFANRNWQPFIPETIQNIVQDQKTKTLCMFTSAFSSFSGCRQYRNNIEEAKAHLENPKSFQYDVLRKYYNHPKFIQCIAERFKEQENSQGISYSQADTKVLFTAHSIPTVMAKASDYVMQLEESCRLVAEYLDIKNWQLVYQSRSGSPRTPWLEPDICDAIKQISDNDKNTIKNLYVCPIGFISDHMEVIYDLDTEAKQIAKEENLNFIRVHTPGTHSVFVSMLVDLIEEVLYPHETEKLAIGHYGAREFCPPNCCQWEKRG; this is translated from the coding sequence ATGAATTCTTTGATGTATGATGCTTTGATGCTGGTTTCTTTTGGTGGGCCTGAAAAAAATGAGGATGTCAGGCCTTTTTTGGATAATGTTTTAAAAGGTAAGCCTGTCAGTGAAGAAAGAAAAAAAGAGGTGGCTGAGCATTATTATTTGTTTGATGGTAAAAGTCCTATCAATGAGCAAAATCGAGCGCTGATTGCATGTATTAAAAATGAGTTAGAAAAAAGGAATATAACGCTTCCAATTTACTTTGCAAATCGCAACTGGCAACCTTTTATCCCTGAAACCATACAAAACATTGTTCAAGACCAAAAAACAAAAACTTTGTGTATGTTTACATCAGCGTTTTCGTCTTTTTCAGGGTGTAGGCAATACAGAAACAACATTGAAGAGGCAAAAGCACATTTAGAAAACCCTAAAAGCTTCCAGTATGATGTTTTAAGAAAGTATTACAATCACCCTAAATTTATTCAGTGTATTGCTGAGCGTTTTAAAGAGCAAGAAAACAGTCAAGGCATAAGCTACTCACAAGCAGATACAAAAGTATTGTTTACAGCACATAGTATTCCTACAGTCATGGCCAAAGCCAGTGATTATGTTATGCAGCTAGAAGAGAGCTGTCGTTTGGTTGCAGAGTATTTGGATATAAAAAACTGGCAGTTGGTGTATCAAAGTAGAAGCGGTTCACCACGTACACCTTGGCTAGAACCAGATATCTGTGATGCAATAAAACAAATTAGTGATAATGATAAGAATACAATTAAAAATCTTTATGTTTGTCCTATAGGATTTATTTCTGATCATATGGAAGTGATTTATGATTTAGATACCGAGGCAAAACAGATTGCTAAAGAAGAAAACTTAAACTTTATAAGAGTACATACGCCAGGTACACATAGTGTATTTGTTTCTATGCTGGTCGATTTAATTGAAGAGGTCTTGTATCCTCATGAAACAGAAAAATTGGCGATAGGTCATTACGGAGCTAGAGAATTTTGTCCACCAAACTGTTGTCAATGGGAAAAAAGAGGGTAA
- a CDS encoding HU family DNA-binding protein — MTKAELVEKVTKEVKHRELSKAAINEVSDAIFTVLSKGIKKDKRFTYPGFGTFTVRSRKARKGRNPQTGEAISIPASKTVGFKPSPDFKTSL, encoded by the coding sequence ATGACAAAAGCTGAATTAGTTGAAAAAGTAACCAAAGAAGTAAAACACAGAGAGCTTTCAAAAGCTGCTATCAATGAAGTATCTGATGCTATTTTTACTGTGCTTTCAAAAGGCATTAAAAAAGACAAAAGATTTACTTACCCAGGATTTGGTACTTTTACAGTTAGATCAAGAAAAGCTAGAAAAGGTAGAAACCCACAAACAGGTGAAGCGATCAGCATCCCTGCTAGCAAAACTGTAGGTTTTAAACCTTCACCAGATTTTAAAACTTCTTTATAA
- a CDS encoding tetratricopeptide repeat protein, translated as MARSERKQFRDEIKAPDQFENFWDSVGGWFAEHKQKIILLAVVVVLAVAGITYKKALDKKRHTVAMDAFIELQDDLKSIDEPNKKVERIDQYINKYKNTPIVAMAYMYSGIEQMNLGQEQEAQKAFELAKEKLPHNQKIFALESLAQLASKQEKLGEAQKYYQDILRMKEVPLQDYYAWNLIVLYKQDNKLEDLNSLCENFSQRYPESAFLDKVKIYCAQ; from the coding sequence ATGGCAAGAAGTGAACGAAAACAATTTAGAGATGAAATCAAAGCCCCTGACCAATTTGAAAATTTTTGGGATTCTGTGGGTGGATGGTTTGCCGAACATAAGCAAAAAATTATCCTTCTAGCGGTAGTTGTTGTGTTGGCAGTTGCAGGCATAACGTATAAAAAAGCTTTGGATAAAAAGCGTCACACAGTTGCGATGGATGCTTTTATTGAGCTTCAGGATGACTTGAAAAGCATAGATGAGCCCAATAAAAAAGTAGAAAGAATAGATCAATACATCAATAAGTATAAAAATACCCCCATTGTTGCTATGGCCTATATGTATTCTGGTATTGAACAGATGAACCTTGGTCAAGAACAAGAAGCTCAGAAGGCTTTTGAGTTGGCTAAAGAAAAATTACCACACAATCAAAAGATTTTTGCTCTAGAATCTCTGGCCCAGCTGGCATCAAAACAAGAAAAATTAGGAGAGGCTCAAAAGTATTATCAAGATATTCTTAGAATGAAAGAAGTTCCTCTTCAAGACTATTATGCTTGGAACTTGATTGTGTTATACAAGCAAGACAATAAATTAGAAGATCTAAACAGCTTATGTGAAAATTTTTCTCAACGTTATCCGGAGTCAGCTTTTTTGGATAAAGTCAAAATTTATTGTGCTCAGTAA
- a CDS encoding transglycosylase SLT domain-containing protein, whose product MIRHSSFVYAYLLILHIFFIFTSFYRIQAQNIFDQNALFLSSFKENISKKNFESLNAQEQQALYVFKAQSSLEQKKYKTALQWVEKISSKGFFASIKPYLKFKIYLNNCHDLLNSTSFTKKTLKSFNKCHQKSLHYIGNLNLGLLPGLKQTISRELELLMFHNYLSYFTDKKNLAQEQPYLLTHIKLNEEQKKTIEKVIQVFPRKKQRQHAQQLFQKESFTQAPVNISKQALPENDASLVYFNQIGSGTRQNDIEKHLKLISLYPNSLGAKRSFNAILTACRQNAKSTFLTLYYSKQSALPFELLYKVGHILWNQKLYTNAQMAFEKAVKLNTFHEDAHKAKFYTARIYEDQLKWNQAKQEYMNFIATYPSSDLYKRSIFKLGLISYILNQEEKSRRYLNTFYSLAESANEKGQALYWQLKLAQKFGQKNRIDTLKQALKEEAPLSFYTAKEKLWPDLFQSSNYTHSISSQSKLYSAYIWTLAGFKELALWELEKLSSVDYKDKEFANYLNLWHANQDHTTPVILAYRAIHAETGKPIDSRLIASVFPKQYQQEIKTTAEKLKLSNELVLAIIKQESAFNPKAKSPAGAYGLMQLMPNTAKQFFGLLEDKKTFNEAFLYEPKTNIKLGKLYLQKLTQDHNDNLVYITSNYNAGANPLKIWRRRWESLDEDLFIEMIPYKETRHYVKLVLRNYYFYRFLNHKNIDK is encoded by the coding sequence ATGATTAGACATTCCAGTTTTGTATACGCTTACTTATTAATTTTACACATATTTTTTATCTTTACGAGTTTTTACCGCATCCAAGCACAAAATATTTTTGATCAAAATGCACTTTTTTTGTCATCGTTTAAAGAAAATATCAGCAAAAAAAACTTTGAAAGCCTCAATGCTCAGGAACAACAAGCTTTGTATGTGTTTAAAGCACAATCTTCGCTTGAACAAAAAAAGTATAAAACCGCCTTACAATGGGTTGAAAAAATATCCAGTAAAGGCTTTTTTGCGTCCATAAAGCCTTATTTAAAGTTTAAAATATACTTAAATAACTGCCATGACCTTTTAAATAGCACTAGTTTTACTAAAAAAACATTGAAATCATTCAATAAATGTCATCAGAAAAGTTTACACTATATTGGAAATCTTAATTTGGGTCTTTTGCCCGGTCTAAAACAAACTATAAGCCGTGAACTTGAATTGCTCATGTTTCATAATTATCTCAGCTACTTCACTGATAAAAAGAATTTAGCCCAAGAACAGCCCTACTTGTTGACACACATTAAACTTAATGAAGAACAGAAAAAAACAATTGAAAAAGTAATTCAAGTTTTTCCACGTAAAAAACAGCGTCAGCATGCACAACAACTTTTTCAAAAAGAAAGTTTCACACAAGCACCTGTCAATATCAGCAAGCAAGCTCTTCCTGAAAATGATGCCTCTCTTGTATATTTCAATCAAATTGGCTCAGGGACACGGCAAAATGATATTGAAAAACATTTAAAGCTCATAAGTCTTTATCCAAACAGTTTAGGCGCTAAACGTTCTTTCAATGCAATCCTTACTGCTTGTCGTCAAAATGCTAAAAGTACTTTTTTAACCCTTTATTACAGCAAACAATCTGCATTGCCCTTTGAGTTGCTTTATAAAGTTGGCCATATTTTATGGAATCAAAAACTTTATACTAATGCACAAATGGCTTTTGAAAAAGCTGTTAAATTGAATACTTTTCATGAAGATGCTCATAAAGCAAAATTTTATACGGCAAGAATTTATGAAGACCAATTAAAATGGAATCAAGCTAAACAAGAATACATGAATTTTATTGCAACTTACCCTTCTTCTGATTTGTATAAACGATCTATTTTTAAACTAGGCTTAATCAGTTATATCTTAAACCAAGAAGAAAAATCTCGCAGGTATCTCAACACATTTTATAGTTTAGCAGAGTCTGCGAATGAAAAAGGCCAAGCTCTGTATTGGCAACTAAAACTAGCTCAAAAATTTGGACAAAAAAATCGTATTGACACCCTAAAACAAGCTTTGAAAGAAGAAGCTCCTTTGTCATTTTATACGGCCAAAGAAAAACTTTGGCCTGACTTATTTCAAAGCTCGAACTATACCCATAGTATTTCTTCTCAATCAAAGTTATATTCAGCTTATATCTGGACACTTGCAGGTTTTAAAGAACTCGCTCTTTGGGAGTTGGAAAAACTTTCTTCAGTAGATTATAAAGATAAAGAGTTTGCTAACTATCTCAACCTTTGGCATGCCAACCAAGACCATACAACACCTGTTATTTTAGCGTATAGAGCCATTCATGCTGAAACAGGTAAACCTATTGATAGCCGATTAATAGCAAGTGTTTTCCCTAAGCAGTATCAACAAGAGATAAAAACAACGGCAGAAAAGTTAAAGTTATCCAATGAACTGGTGCTTGCCATCATAAAACAAGAAAGTGCTTTTAACCCAAAAGCAAAAAGTCCAGCCGGTGCCTATGGTTTGATGCAACTTATGCCCAATACTGCAAAACAGTTTTTTGGTTTACTTGAAGATAAAAAGACTTTTAATGAAGCTTTTTTATATGAACCCAAAACCAATATAAAGCTTGGTAAGTTATACCTTCAGAAATTAACACAAGATCATAATGATAATTTAGTTTATATTACTTCAAACTATAATGCAGGCGCAAACCCTTTAAAAATATGGCGTAGAAGATGGGAAAGTTTAGATGAAGACCTTTTTATTGAAATGATTCCCTATAAAGAAACCCGCCATTATGTAAAGCTTGTTCTACGCAATTATTATTTTTATCGCTTCTTAAACCATAAAAATATTGACAAATAA
- a CDS encoding succinylglutamate desuccinylase/aspartoacylase family protein, with protein sequence MKFGKEKVNKGECKTIHLDVGALYDYTNLSIPIEVIRGKKDGPVLFVSAAIHGDEINGVEIIKRLLQYLKTKTISGSLIIVPVVNVFGFNAKSRYLPDRRDLNRSFPGSKKGSLARRIAYIFMKQVVEKCTHGIDLHTGSLHRSNLPQIRACLDHDETRRLASVFNAPVIIDSSLRDGSLREAARKKNISMLLFEGGQALRFEEDVIRVGLKGCIAVMRDIGMLRKSKKSDVKRHKKAYIAKDSFWLRAGRSGSFRTLKKLGETVSVGETLAVISDTFGNHEYEVKTDENGIIIGISNIPLVNRGDAMFHIATFENVSKVRKAIDRIEDIN encoded by the coding sequence ATGAAATTTGGAAAAGAAAAAGTAAACAAAGGTGAGTGTAAAACAATTCACCTAGACGTTGGCGCACTCTATGACTACACCAACTTGAGCATACCCATTGAGGTAATCCGTGGAAAAAAAGACGGTCCCGTTCTTTTTGTCTCAGCTGCAATTCATGGTGATGAAATCAATGGTGTAGAAATCATCAAAAGACTATTACAATATTTAAAAACAAAAACTATTTCTGGCAGTTTGATTATTGTTCCAGTGGTGAACGTATTTGGGTTTAATGCTAAGTCTCGTTATTTGCCAGATAGAAGAGACTTAAATCGCAGTTTTCCAGGTTCAAAAAAAGGCTCGCTGGCTAGGCGTATTGCGTACATTTTTATGAAGCAGGTTGTTGAAAAGTGCACGCATGGTATAGATCTCCATACCGGAAGTTTGCATCGATCCAACTTACCTCAAATTAGAGCTTGCCTTGATCACGATGAAACCAGGCGTTTGGCGTCTGTCTTTAACGCACCAGTCATCATTGATTCGAGCTTACGTGATGGATCACTAAGAGAAGCCGCAAGAAAAAAGAATATCAGCATGCTGCTGTTTGAGGGGGGGCAAGCATTGAGATTTGAAGAAGACGTCATCAGAGTTGGGCTAAAAGGCTGTATTGCAGTGATGAGAGACATTGGCATGCTAAGAAAATCTAAAAAAAGCGATGTCAAAAGACACAAAAAAGCCTACATTGCCAAAGATAGCTTTTGGCTGCGCGCTGGACGAAGTGGATCGTTTAGGACATTAAAAAAACTTGGCGAGACAGTTTCTGTTGGCGAAACGCTTGCAGTCATATCCGATACCTTTGGTAACCATGAATATGAAGTTAAAACCGATGAAAATGGGATTATTATTGGTATAAGTAACATCCCGCTAGTTAATCGAGGAGATGCCATGTTTCATATTGCTACATTTGAAAATGTCAGCAAAGTTCGTAAAGCCATAGACCGTATAGAAGATATCAATTGA
- a CDS encoding PQQ-like beta-propeller repeat protein: MFKPRYKVLFFLLFCFLSQACTKAPLTLVKQRDVASGLKTGFKRNYLGLDVFAHHENLVFFPLGARKLAAYNLDKGRVIRKYKLDARVDSTPFINNGNVFVATIKGTVYGIDIKTKKNLWANNIKEAGIGTIVGDERYIYVTTAQDSVVALDQASGKVIWKYEKEFYEAKNMTGLWAAPVLDINKNTGQFPLLDGRIIQLNLANGRSLDENTQFSVIKNEGLSAHKQFKQHIYIAQYKSKTFLKNTESGDIVWETSSLGTYALPVLTQDRAYMPLWDGSVEKINLNTGEVLWTSNLKTNSWLSMAKYKDFLLLSDSRGNTYLVDSNKGDLLWTFKHRRNIIGHPVVHKGKVSLFTQEGAIYTLKLR, encoded by the coding sequence ATGTTTAAACCAAGATATAAAGTTTTGTTTTTTTTACTGTTTTGTTTTCTTAGTCAAGCATGCACTAAAGCACCTTTAACGTTGGTCAAGCAAAGAGATGTTGCTTCTGGACTTAAAACGGGCTTCAAACGCAATTATTTGGGGCTTGATGTTTTTGCCCATCATGAGAATTTGGTCTTTTTCCCCTTGGGAGCACGCAAACTGGCTGCTTATAATCTGGACAAAGGAAGAGTTATAAGAAAATATAAATTGGATGCACGTGTGGACAGCACGCCTTTTATAAACAATGGCAATGTGTTTGTAGCAACCATCAAAGGTACGGTTTACGGCATTGATATCAAAACTAAAAAAAACCTATGGGCCAATAATATTAAAGAAGCGGGTATTGGTACAATTGTAGGTGATGAACGTTACATTTATGTGACAACGGCTCAAGATAGCGTGGTTGCCTTAGATCAAGCCTCGGGCAAAGTCATTTGGAAATACGAAAAAGAATTTTATGAAGCAAAAAACATGACTGGCTTGTGGGCCGCTCCAGTGCTGGATATCAATAAAAACACGGGCCAATTTCCTCTCTTGGATGGAAGAATCATACAGTTAAATTTAGCCAATGGTAGAAGTCTAGATGAAAATACTCAGTTTTCTGTTATCAAAAATGAAGGTTTGTCTGCGCATAAGCAATTTAAACAGCATATTTACATCGCTCAGTACAAATCCAAAACGTTTTTAAAAAATACTGAATCTGGAGACATTGTTTGGGAAACCAGCAGCTTGGGAACCTATGCACTGCCTGTGCTGACACAAGATAGAGCGTATATGCCATTATGGGATGGGAGTGTAGAAAAAATAAACTTGAATACCGGTGAAGTTTTATGGACATCTAATCTTAAAACCAACTCGTGGCTGTCCATGGCTAAATACAAAGATTTTTTATTACTGTCTGATTCCAGAGGCAATACCTACCTGGTAGATAGCAACAAGGGTGATCTTTTGTGGACCTTCAAGCATAGACGCAACATTATTGGTCATCCCGTTGTACATAAGGGAAAGGTGTCTCTGTTTACGCAAGAAGGGGCCATTTACACCTTAAAGCTAAGATGA
- the rpsN gene encoding 30S ribosomal protein S14, whose protein sequence is MAKQGKIAQNNHRIDLVKKYKAKREALKKLTTDLSIPLEERMLASQKLAALPRNSAPSRVRNRCLLSGRPRGNYRKFKLSRLMFRKLASEGQISGVRKASW, encoded by the coding sequence ATGGCAAAACAAGGAAAAATAGCACAAAACAATCATAGAATTGATCTTGTAAAAAAATACAAAGCTAAGCGTGAGGCCTTAAAAAAGCTGACCACAGACTTATCCATCCCTCTTGAGGAAAGAATGCTTGCAAGTCAAAAGCTTGCTGCATTACCCAGAAACTCAGCACCTTCTCGTGTGAGGAACCGCTGTTTGCTTTCAGGCCGTCCTAGAGGAAATTATCGTAAGTTTAAGCTTTCTCGTCTTATGTTCAGAAAACTTGCTTCTGAAGGGCAAATATCTGGCGTGAGAAAAGCAAGCTGGTAG
- the nei gene encoding endonuclease VIII, whose amino-acid sequence MPEGPEIKKVAQSIERRFLNTPLTALFFKFSFLKSYEEELEGQSIVRVDSKGKALLIHFNNDWVMYSHNQLYGKWFIKKNGQDPKTNRDLRVKLQNKDYSAFLYSASDIDVLHKDDLAQHSYLVKLGLDVFDSYTDKEVIDYLYTKKFLNRWVGNLLLDQEFIAGMGNYLRSEALFFSKIHPYEKLKALSKEQVLNLYRTCQRLSLQSLEHRGVTNDLKRAEGLKQKGFSRRKYRHAVFTRVGENCYACRAKIEKINVASRRLYYCPRCQS is encoded by the coding sequence ATGCCAGAAGGTCCCGAAATAAAAAAAGTCGCTCAATCCATTGAGCGAAGGTTTTTAAATACTCCTTTAACAGCATTGTTTTTTAAGTTTTCTTTTTTAAAATCGTATGAAGAAGAGTTGGAAGGGCAATCCATTGTTCGCGTTGACTCAAAAGGAAAAGCTTTGCTTATTCACTTCAATAATGATTGGGTGATGTATTCTCATAATCAACTGTACGGCAAGTGGTTCATAAAAAAGAATGGTCAAGATCCAAAAACCAATAGAGATCTGAGAGTGAAACTACAAAACAAGGATTACTCTGCATTTCTTTACAGCGCATCGGATATTGATGTACTTCACAAAGATGACCTTGCTCAACACAGCTATCTTGTTAAGCTGGGCTTAGACGTGTTTGACAGTTATACAGATAAAGAGGTGATTGATTATCTTTACACTAAAAAGTTTCTGAATCGGTGGGTGGGAAATTTATTGCTGGATCAAGAGTTTATTGCAGGGATGGGCAATTATCTTAGAAGTGAAGCTTTATTTTTTTCAAAAATTCATCCTTATGAAAAGCTAAAAGCCTTGAGTAAAGAACAAGTTTTAAATTTATATAGAACCTGTCAACGTTTGTCATTACAATCTCTGGAGCACCGCGGAGTTACCAATGATCTTAAAAGAGCAGAGGGTTTAAAGCAGAAAGGTTTTTCTCGAAGAAAATACAGGCATGCTGTGTTTACTAGAGTCGGAGAGAACTGTTATGCATGTCGGGCAAAAATTGAAAAAATTAATGTTGCCAGTAGACGTCTTTATTATTGTCCACGCTGTCAGAGCTAA
- the rpmB gene encoding 50S ribosomal protein L28, with amino-acid sequence MAKVCEITGIKPMTGNRVSHANNKTKHRQLPNLKSKKYYIPEAKRNITLTLSTSAIRSIEKMGGISAAIVKTDASKLSERLQKIKRQIQA; translated from the coding sequence GTGGCTAAAGTATGTGAAATAACTGGAATTAAACCTATGACAGGCAACAGAGTAAGTCATGCCAATAATAAGACCAAACATAGACAGTTACCTAACTTGAAATCAAAAAAATATTATATTCCAGAAGCGAAGCGTAATATTACATTAACATTATCAACCAGTGCAATTCGTTCAATTGAGAAAATGGGCGGTATCAGTGCAGCGATTGTTAAAACAGACGCATCAAAGTTGTCTGAACGTTTGCAAAAAATCAAAAGACAAATTCAAGCTTAA
- the rpmG gene encoding 50S ribosomal protein L33 gives MREIIYLLSTAGTGYFYTTMRNKRTSTEKLKIKKYDPKVRKHVVFIEDRKLSKSKGKDFSSQL, from the coding sequence ATGCGTGAAATTATTTATTTATTGTCAACAGCTGGCACAGGGTATTTTTATACAACCATGCGCAATAAGCGAACCAGCACCGAGAAATTAAAAATTAAAAAATATGATCCCAAAGTAAGAAAGCATGTTGTTTTCATTGAAGACAGAAAGCTGAGCAAGTCTAAAGGAAAAGACTTTTCAAGTCAGTTGTAA